Proteins encoded within one genomic window of Nonomuraea gerenzanensis:
- a CDS encoding peptidase associated/transthyretin-like domain-containing protein, with translation MGHDREDRRVSRRRMITGIGSLGFGGLFTAGAQATSEPDTYAKADALFAKARTCTLAPSTQQGPYYFETRALRSDLREDRQGVRLRLAIKVQDGQTCRPLPRSVVEIWHCDAAGLYSGAEAESRDALSGKDTGKIEPGEKFADMRPSDRRRYLRGTQVADADGIVRFTTVWPGWYPGRTVHIHVMVVVDGTRALCTELMFDEALNRKVLALPPYQGHEKPRDTFNGNDPIFKDGMLAHVTQDGDGYLAVIVLSAGPDRDGG, from the coding sequence GTGGGACACGATCGCGAGGACCGGCGGGTCAGCCGCCGGCGGATGATCACCGGGATCGGCTCGCTGGGGTTCGGCGGCCTGTTCACCGCCGGCGCGCAGGCCACGTCCGAGCCCGACACGTACGCGAAGGCCGACGCGCTGTTCGCCAAGGCCCGCACCTGCACGCTGGCGCCCAGCACGCAGCAGGGCCCCTACTACTTCGAGACGCGCGCGCTGCGCAGCGACCTGCGCGAGGACCGGCAGGGCGTGCGGCTGCGCCTGGCCATCAAGGTGCAGGACGGCCAGACGTGCCGGCCGCTGCCCCGGTCGGTGGTGGAGATCTGGCACTGTGACGCGGCCGGGCTCTACTCGGGCGCCGAGGCGGAGTCCCGCGACGCGCTCAGCGGCAAGGACACCGGCAAGATCGAGCCCGGCGAGAAGTTCGCCGACATGCGGCCGTCGGACCGCAGGCGTTACCTGCGGGGCACCCAGGTCGCCGACGCCGACGGCATCGTCCGCTTCACCACCGTCTGGCCGGGCTGGTACCCGGGCCGGACCGTGCACATCCACGTGATGGTGGTCGTGGACGGGACACGGGCGCTGTGCACGGAGCTGATGTTCGACGAGGCGCTCAACCGCAAGGTGCTGGCGCTGCCGCCGTACCAGGGTCACGAGAAGCCGCGCGACACCTTCAACGGCAACGATCCGATTTTCAAGGACGGCATGCTCGCGCACGTCACCCAGGACGGCGACGGCTATCTCGCCGTCATCGTCCTGTCCGCCGGCCCCGACCGGGACGGCGGCTAG
- a CDS encoding family 43 glycosylhydrolase: MRRRWAAAIAMALLLLLTDARPALAGAPITTAIYTADPAALVVGDTLYLYTGHDEAPTGGTNFVMRDWHVFSSTDAATFTDQGARLAVSNFAWAGADAWAGEVERGADGRYYWYTSVNGNGPGWMNIGVAVGNSPTGPFTDAIGGPLISDSTPDSAPLNIDPTVFTDDDGQVYLYWGSYYGLRAARLNADMTSINGSIITPSGVSNFWEAPWMFKRNGVYYLAYAANDAGCSQPNYACVRYATASDPLGPWTHRGVVLDQVSSTTNHPAIIEFKGQWYMVYHNAAAPGGGNFRRSVTIDKLYFNADGTMQKVVQTGGPVTPGNLAASATPSTSYVSPWETLGAIKDGYTPANSQDHSHGAYGNWNHQGSEWIEYQWPTAQTIRRSEVYWFDDNLGIDLPASCQVQFWNGSAYVNVPGSSGCGVAANTFNAATFTPVSTTRLRLSITSRSGYSTGVLEWRAFS; the protein is encoded by the coding sequence ATGAGACGACGATGGGCGGCGGCCATCGCCATGGCACTCCTGCTCCTGCTCACCGATGCCCGGCCCGCGCTGGCGGGCGCGCCGATCACCACCGCGATCTACACGGCCGACCCGGCCGCGCTGGTCGTGGGCGACACCCTGTACCTCTACACCGGCCACGACGAGGCCCCGACCGGCGGCACGAACTTCGTCATGCGCGACTGGCACGTCTTCAGCTCCACGGACGCCGCCACCTTCACCGACCAGGGCGCCAGGCTGGCCGTCTCGAACTTCGCCTGGGCCGGGGCCGACGCCTGGGCCGGTGAGGTCGAGCGCGGCGCGGACGGCCGCTACTACTGGTACACCTCCGTCAACGGCAACGGCCCCGGCTGGATGAACATCGGCGTGGCCGTCGGCAACAGCCCCACGGGCCCGTTCACCGACGCCATCGGCGGCCCGCTGATCAGCGACAGCACCCCCGACTCCGCCCCGCTCAACATCGACCCGACCGTCTTCACCGACGACGACGGCCAGGTCTACCTGTACTGGGGCTCCTACTACGGGCTGCGCGCCGCCCGCCTCAACGCCGACATGACCTCGATCAACGGCTCGATCATCACCCCGAGCGGCGTGTCGAACTTCTGGGAGGCCCCCTGGATGTTCAAGCGCAACGGCGTCTACTACCTCGCCTACGCCGCCAACGACGCCGGTTGCTCGCAGCCGAACTACGCCTGCGTCAGGTACGCCACGGCGAGCGACCCGCTGGGCCCGTGGACGCACCGCGGCGTCGTGCTCGACCAGGTCAGCTCCACCACGAACCACCCGGCGATCATCGAGTTCAAGGGCCAGTGGTACATGGTCTACCACAACGCCGCCGCCCCGGGCGGAGGCAACTTCCGCCGCTCGGTCACCATCGACAAGCTGTACTTCAACGCCGACGGCACCATGCAGAAGGTCGTCCAGACCGGCGGCCCGGTCACCCCGGGCAACCTGGCGGCCAGCGCCACGCCCTCGACCTCCTACGTCTCGCCGTGGGAGACGCTCGGCGCGATCAAGGACGGCTACACCCCCGCCAACTCCCAGGACCACAGCCACGGCGCCTACGGCAACTGGAACCACCAGGGCAGCGAGTGGATCGAGTACCAGTGGCCCACGGCGCAGACCATCCGCAGGTCGGAGGTGTACTGGTTCGACGACAACCTGGGCATCGACCTGCCGGCCTCCTGCCAGGTCCAGTTCTGGAACGGCAGCGCCTACGTCAACGTGCCCGGCTCGTCCGGATGCGGCGTGGCCGCCAACACCTTCAACGCCGCCACGTTCACCCCCGTCAGCACCACCCGCCTGCGGCTGAGCATCACCTCCAGATCCGGCTACTCGACCGGCGTCCTCGAATGGAGGGCCTTCTCGTGA
- a CDS encoding galactose-binding domain-containing protein produces the protein MRRALSALLLVLALVTAPAAYADQTIGYPTFSGPAVPAPPGTYTTGNYMQAGYDAESSGTDFWMDRLLARSGNDPAGTWLMTRGRALFMKTHTPGTLGFAGQAAYWESISNSNAFTVALTPGTFTEQVSSRWQAPSHWKSRHTSGSITVNQTKFITENNVAVAGLAITNGGSASTTLQLRATSPYATSGTGGELTGQVNAYNNLTTLYPRLTCDGCAVSSGGLNRSLTIAAGATVTVKVVMGFVTSEIPASRTEYDAYAGYSAATAFATHVRAYNRWWAENVPYIDVPEPGIKKNIYYRWWLMRFNHLDADIPGQTFQFPTSTEGVLGYNNAIALTQPMHIDDLKYLRNPIYSYGDWLSVGQISKNGRFLDNPGDPENWSNSYTQYIGEAAWKSYQIHGGQPAIAASLARYAEQDVKGQLAHYDTDDNKLIEYDWGALTGNDADAVSFHWKPGRMDRAEAAYQYSGALAAAQAYEAVGNQAKGAELRTLATQIQNAIVNVLWNPGRQLFEHRLKSTNEWVPWKEINNYYPFAVGAIPNTATYRQALRLFDDPAQYPIFPFYTANQADKAASGTGSNNFSTINSTVQFRLLSSVLRNYPNEWIDPTWYKKLLYWNAWAQYVNGNTQWPDANEFWADWNGSSITYRSWIHHNILGSSNWTVVEDVAGLRPRNDAKVELSPINIGWTHFTVNNLRYRNADLTIVWDDPADGVVRYPGVPEGYSIYVNGSRAATVSSLVPFTWDPATGAVTTGGTVTHNVAVPGLQAPTQVSHTSARMVDMLAKAGVDLTANLTNLAAGATATASTTASGSSTAGAVDGYPINEPFWGGTTAGQDWYELDFGTARTLDEVRLYFKDSRPASATYRAPASYDVQFHNGSAWVGVPSQAKTPAAPRANYNVVQFPAVTAQRIRVLATAASGARTGLTEIKVHNRGGVQPPANLAASATASASYTSSWESVAAINDGIDPPSSNDTVNPRWGCWPETGQQWVDLTWSSSRTLNRAEVYFFDDEQGIDMPASWKLQSWNGSAYVDVPGASAYPLTKNAYNSVTFTATGTTRLRVLLTGTGASSVGLLEVKAYGT, from the coding sequence GTGAGACGCGCGCTGTCAGCCCTGCTCCTCGTCCTGGCTCTGGTGACGGCACCCGCCGCGTACGCCGACCAGACCATCGGCTACCCCACCTTCAGCGGCCCGGCCGTGCCCGCGCCGCCGGGGACGTACACGACCGGCAACTACATGCAGGCCGGCTACGACGCCGAGAGCTCCGGCACCGACTTCTGGATGGACCGCCTGCTGGCCCGCTCCGGCAACGATCCGGCGGGCACCTGGCTCATGACACGCGGCCGGGCGCTGTTCATGAAGACGCACACCCCCGGCACCCTCGGCTTCGCCGGGCAGGCCGCGTACTGGGAGAGCATCAGCAACAGCAACGCCTTCACCGTCGCGCTGACCCCCGGCACGTTCACCGAGCAGGTCAGCTCCCGCTGGCAGGCCCCCAGCCACTGGAAGAGCCGCCACACCAGCGGCTCCATCACCGTCAACCAGACCAAGTTCATCACCGAGAACAACGTGGCCGTGGCCGGCCTGGCCATCACCAACGGCGGCTCCGCCTCCACCACGCTGCAACTGCGGGCCACCTCGCCGTACGCGACCAGCGGCACCGGCGGCGAGCTGACCGGCCAGGTCAACGCCTACAACAACCTCACCACCCTCTACCCCCGGCTCACCTGCGACGGCTGCGCGGTCTCCAGCGGCGGGCTCAACCGCTCGCTCACCATCGCCGCCGGGGCCACGGTCACGGTCAAGGTCGTCATGGGCTTCGTGACCAGCGAGATCCCGGCCTCCCGCACCGAGTACGACGCCTACGCCGGCTACTCGGCCGCCACCGCGTTCGCCACGCACGTGCGCGCGTACAACCGCTGGTGGGCCGAGAACGTGCCCTACATCGACGTGCCCGAGCCCGGCATCAAGAAGAACATCTACTACCGCTGGTGGCTGATGCGCTTCAACCACCTCGACGCCGACATCCCCGGGCAGACCTTCCAGTTCCCCACCTCCACCGAGGGCGTGCTGGGCTACAACAACGCGATCGCGCTGACCCAGCCCATGCACATCGACGACCTGAAGTACCTGCGCAACCCGATCTACTCCTACGGCGACTGGCTGAGCGTCGGCCAGATCTCCAAGAACGGCCGCTTCCTCGACAACCCGGGCGATCCGGAGAACTGGTCGAACAGCTACACGCAGTACATCGGCGAGGCGGCCTGGAAGAGCTACCAGATCCACGGCGGCCAGCCGGCCATCGCCGCCAGCCTGGCCCGCTACGCCGAGCAGGACGTCAAGGGCCAGCTCGCCCACTACGACACCGACGACAACAAACTCATCGAGTACGACTGGGGCGCCCTGACCGGCAACGACGCCGACGCCGTGTCCTTCCACTGGAAGCCGGGCCGGATGGACCGGGCCGAGGCCGCCTACCAGTACAGCGGCGCGCTGGCCGCCGCCCAGGCCTACGAGGCCGTCGGCAACCAGGCCAAGGGCGCCGAGCTGCGCACGCTGGCCACCCAGATCCAGAACGCCATCGTCAACGTGTTGTGGAACCCGGGCAGGCAGCTCTTCGAGCACCGGCTGAAGTCCACCAACGAATGGGTGCCGTGGAAGGAGATCAACAACTATTACCCGTTCGCCGTCGGCGCGATCCCCAACACCGCCACCTACCGGCAGGCCCTGCGCCTGTTCGACGACCCGGCGCAGTATCCGATCTTCCCCTTCTACACCGCCAACCAGGCCGACAAGGCGGCCTCCGGCACCGGCAGCAACAACTTCTCCACCATCAACTCCACCGTGCAGTTCCGCCTGCTCTCCTCGGTGCTGCGCAACTACCCCAATGAGTGGATCGACCCGACCTGGTACAAGAAGCTGCTCTACTGGAACGCCTGGGCGCAGTACGTCAACGGCAACACCCAGTGGCCCGACGCCAACGAGTTCTGGGCCGACTGGAACGGCTCCTCGATCACCTACCGCTCCTGGATCCACCACAACATCCTGGGCAGCAGCAACTGGACCGTCGTCGAGGACGTCGCCGGGCTGCGGCCGCGCAACGACGCCAAGGTGGAGCTCTCGCCGATCAACATCGGCTGGACCCACTTCACCGTCAACAACCTGCGTTACCGCAACGCCGACCTGACCATCGTCTGGGACGACCCGGCCGACGGCGTCGTGCGCTACCCCGGCGTCCCCGAGGGCTACTCGATCTACGTCAACGGCAGCCGCGCGGCCACGGTGTCGTCGCTGGTGCCGTTCACCTGGGATCCGGCCACCGGCGCGGTCACCACCGGCGGCACCGTCACCCACAACGTGGCCGTCCCGGGGCTGCAGGCGCCCACCCAGGTCAGCCACACCAGCGCCCGTATGGTCGACATGCTGGCCAAGGCCGGCGTGGACCTCACGGCCAACCTGACGAACCTGGCCGCCGGCGCCACCGCCACGGCCTCCACCACCGCCTCGGGCAGCTCCACCGCGGGCGCCGTGGACGGCTACCCGATCAACGAGCCGTTCTGGGGCGGCACCACCGCCGGCCAGGACTGGTACGAGCTCGACTTCGGCACCGCCCGCACGCTCGACGAGGTGCGGCTCTACTTCAAGGACAGCCGCCCGGCTAGCGCCACCTACCGGGCACCGGCCTCCTACGACGTCCAATTCCACAACGGCAGCGCCTGGGTCGGCGTGCCCTCCCAGGCCAAGACCCCGGCCGCGCCGCGTGCCAACTACAACGTGGTGCAGTTCCCCGCCGTCACCGCCCAGCGGATCCGGGTGCTGGCCACGGCCGCCTCCGGAGCCAGGACCGGCCTGACCGAGATCAAGGTGCACAACCGGGGCGGCGTCCAGCCGCCGGCCAACCTGGCGGCCTCGGCCACGGCGAGCGCGTCGTACACCTCCTCCTGGGAGAGCGTGGCCGCGATCAACGACGGCATCGACCCGCCCTCCTCCAACGACACGGTCAACCCGCGCTGGGGCTGCTGGCCCGAGACCGGGCAGCAGTGGGTGGACCTCACCTGGTCCTCCTCCCGCACGCTGAACCGGGCCGAGGTGTACTTCTTCGACGACGAGCAGGGCATCGACATGCCCGCGTCGTGGAAGCTGCAGTCCTGGAACGGCAGCGCGTACGTGGACGTGCCGGGCGCGTCGGCGTACCCGCTGACCAAGAACGCCTACAACTCCGTCACCTTCACCGCGACCGGCACCACCCGCCTGCGGGTGCTGCTCACCGGGACCGGCGCCAGCTCCGTCGGCCTGCTGGAGGTCAAGGCCTACGGAACCTGA
- a CDS encoding ATP-binding protein, which produces MAGKWQAGNLPAELTSLIGRRGEVDQVRRACRRSRLVTLTGVGGVGKSRLALRAAADLRPEFSGGAWLVELSPLVDGSLLPHAIAEALRLTDQTTRPMVEVLAEHLFDREVLLVLDTCEHLAGPCSRTVTTLLDAVPGLRVLATSRRPLEAPGELVFAVDPLPVPPAGAAEPATGDAVALLAERAAEVVPGFDLADEDQEAVGRLCRRLEGIPLAIELAAARLRDLSVAHLADRLDDRFTALEDEAAVQADPPWHQALRTAIGWSHELCEPAERLLWARLSVFAGDFDAEAAREVCADERLPEADIGLLLDALADESILTWLPTGAGERYRMLDTLREYGAGWLRDLGEEGRFKQRHREHYLAMATRGAFGWLGPGQVSWYDRLVGEHDNVRAALEVALTAKDGLPALELAGTLAFYWYGCGYAKEGRHYLSQALALETRPGPALVQALWADGLLAATQGDAQSVEARASELEPAARAGDAYADRCVRALRASLGVIRGNPIQAMAESEPAYRDRWADEPLTIANLLSLICRAHALTIGGQHDDAIAVLEDLRTLCDRRGELLIRSHADLLRGQVELAGGRLDAAIAYGQAALRTKRRLHDSFGIGLTVDLLAVAAGAAGRAHRAARLLGLAQRFWSTHGRAQVDVPAWVAARKDCEAQARDLLGDNAYEVAYRTGFDSDIDAGLAYALEPEGEGLPNGFG; this is translated from the coding sequence ATGGCAGGCAAGTGGCAGGCGGGCAACCTCCCGGCGGAGCTGACCAGCCTCATCGGGCGCCGCGGCGAGGTCGACCAGGTTCGCCGCGCGTGCCGGCGATCGCGCCTGGTCACCCTGACCGGGGTGGGCGGCGTCGGCAAGTCCCGCCTGGCCCTGCGCGCCGCCGCCGACCTGCGGCCCGAGTTCAGCGGTGGCGCCTGGCTGGTGGAGCTGTCGCCGCTGGTCGACGGCTCGCTGCTGCCGCACGCGATCGCCGAGGCGCTGCGGCTCACCGACCAGACCACCCGCCCCATGGTCGAGGTGCTGGCGGAGCACCTGTTCGACCGGGAGGTCCTGCTCGTCCTCGACACCTGCGAGCACCTGGCCGGCCCCTGCTCCAGGACGGTCACCACACTGCTCGACGCGGTGCCGGGGCTGCGCGTGCTGGCCACCAGCCGCCGCCCGCTGGAGGCGCCGGGCGAGCTGGTGTTCGCGGTCGATCCGCTGCCCGTCCCGCCCGCGGGGGCCGCCGAGCCCGCCACCGGCGACGCCGTGGCGCTGCTGGCCGAGCGCGCCGCCGAGGTCGTGCCCGGCTTCGACCTCGCCGACGAGGACCAGGAGGCCGTCGGCCGCCTGTGCCGGCGGCTGGAGGGCATCCCGCTGGCCATCGAGCTGGCCGCGGCGCGGCTGCGCGACCTGTCCGTGGCGCACCTGGCCGACCGGCTCGACGACCGCTTCACCGCGCTGGAGGACGAGGCCGCCGTTCAGGCCGACCCGCCGTGGCACCAGGCGCTGCGGACCGCGATCGGATGGAGTCACGAGCTGTGCGAGCCGGCCGAGCGGCTGCTGTGGGCGCGGCTGTCGGTGTTCGCCGGCGACTTCGACGCCGAGGCCGCCCGCGAGGTGTGCGCCGACGAGCGGCTGCCGGAGGCCGACATCGGGCTGCTGCTCGACGCGCTGGCCGACGAGTCGATCCTGACCTGGCTGCCGACCGGCGCGGGCGAGCGGTACCGGATGCTCGACACCCTGCGCGAGTACGGCGCGGGCTGGCTGCGCGACCTCGGCGAGGAGGGCCGGTTCAAGCAGCGCCACCGCGAGCACTACCTGGCGATGGCCACCCGTGGCGCCTTCGGCTGGCTCGGCCCCGGCCAGGTCTCCTGGTACGACCGCCTGGTGGGCGAGCACGACAACGTGCGCGCCGCCCTGGAGGTCGCGCTCACCGCCAAGGACGGCCTGCCGGCGCTGGAGCTGGCCGGCACCCTGGCCTTCTACTGGTACGGCTGCGGCTACGCCAAGGAGGGCCGCCACTACCTGAGCCAGGCCCTCGCCCTGGAGACCAGGCCGGGCCCGGCGCTGGTGCAGGCGCTGTGGGCCGACGGCCTGCTGGCGGCCACGCAGGGCGATGCGCAGAGCGTCGAGGCCAGGGCCTCCGAGCTGGAGCCGGCCGCGCGGGCCGGCGACGCCTATGCGGACCGGTGCGTCAGGGCGCTGCGGGCCTCGCTCGGGGTGATCCGCGGCAACCCGATCCAGGCGATGGCCGAGTCCGAGCCCGCGTACCGCGACCGCTGGGCCGACGAGCCGCTCACCATCGCCAACCTGCTGTCCCTGATCTGCCGGGCGCACGCCCTGACGATCGGCGGCCAGCACGACGACGCGATCGCGGTGCTGGAGGACCTGCGCACGCTGTGCGACCGGCGCGGCGAGCTGCTCATCCGCTCGCACGCCGACCTGCTGCGCGGCCAGGTCGAGCTGGCCGGCGGGCGGCTGGACGCGGCCATCGCCTACGGTCAGGCCGCGCTGCGCACCAAGCGGCGGCTGCACGACAGCTTCGGCATCGGCCTGACGGTGGACCTGCTGGCCGTGGCGGCCGGCGCGGCAGGCCGGGCGCACCGCGCCGCCCGGCTGCTCGGGCTGGCGCAGCGGTTCTGGAGCACCCACGGGCGGGCGCAGGTGGACGTGCCGGCCTGGGTGGCGGCCAGGAAGGACTGCGAGGCGCAGGCCCGCGACCTGCTCGGCGACAACGCCTACGAGGTGGCTTACCGCACCGGGTTCGACAGCGACATCGACGCGGGCCTCGCCTACGCGCTGGAGCCGGAGGGCGAGGGCCTGCCCAACGGGTTCGGCTGA
- a CDS encoding SDR family oxidoreductase encodes MTSVVESTAVTSVVASKVVLITGASSGIGRATALRLAREGHQVVLGARREDRLAETAAAVAAEGGKADVRRLDVTDRADVAAFADAAAERHGRIDVLVGNAGVMPLSRLDALLVEEWDRMIDVNVRGLLHGIAAALPHFQRQGAGHFVTVASIGAHQVSPTAAVYCGTKYAAWAITEGLRQELDPSIRVTTVSPGVVESELAGTISDPLARETMRAYRAESIPADSIAQAISYAIGQPPGVDVNELVIRPARQR; translated from the coding sequence ATGACTTCCGTCGTGGAGAGCACAGCCGTCACCTCCGTCGTGGCGAGCAAGGTCGTCCTGATCACCGGCGCGAGCAGCGGCATCGGCCGCGCCACCGCGCTGCGCCTGGCCCGCGAGGGCCACCAGGTGGTGCTCGGCGCCCGCCGTGAGGACCGGCTCGCCGAGACCGCCGCCGCCGTCGCGGCCGAGGGCGGCAAGGCCGACGTGCGGCGGCTCGACGTGACCGACCGCGCCGACGTGGCCGCGTTCGCCGACGCCGCCGCCGAGCGGCACGGCAGGATCGACGTCCTGGTCGGCAACGCGGGCGTGATGCCGCTGTCCCGGCTGGACGCGCTGCTGGTCGAGGAGTGGGACCGCATGATCGACGTCAACGTCCGCGGCCTGCTGCACGGGATCGCCGCCGCGCTGCCGCACTTCCAGCGGCAGGGCGCGGGTCACTTCGTCACCGTGGCCTCCATCGGCGCCCACCAGGTGTCGCCGACGGCGGCGGTCTACTGCGGCACCAAGTACGCCGCCTGGGCGATCACCGAGGGGCTGCGCCAGGAGCTCGACCCGAGCATCCGCGTCACCACCGTCTCCCCTGGCGTCGTGGAGTCGGAGCTGGCCGGCACCATCAGCGACCCGCTCGCGCGGGAGACCATGCGCGCCTACCGGGCGGAGTCCATCCCGGCGGACAGCATCGCCCAGGCCATCTCGTACGCGATCGGCCAGCCGCCAGGTGTGGACGTCAACGAGCTGGTCATCCGCCCGGCCAGGCAGCGCTGA
- a CDS encoding helix-turn-helix transcriptional regulator, which yields MDTDNLLGQFLRARRELLQPEDLGMPAGTRRRVRGLRREEVAQLAGVSTDYYVRLEQGRERHPSAQVVDALARALELEEDAATHLHQLSRPAPAGRRPRARREQVGPGLVRMMAAWPHTPAVVLGRCLTVLAANPLGRALFAGHAHSDDLVRLVFLDLDARDFYPDWDRVAADTVGGLRSAAGTDYDDPRLVEVVGELSLKSESFRRLWARHDIRQKTHETKRFHHPLVGPLTLHYESFTVNSAPGQQLVVYQADPGSPSEEALALLGSLTA from the coding sequence GTGGACACGGACAACCTGCTCGGCCAGTTCCTGCGAGCCCGCCGCGAGCTCCTCCAGCCGGAGGACCTCGGCATGCCCGCCGGCACCCGGCGGCGCGTGCGCGGCCTGCGCCGCGAGGAGGTCGCCCAGCTCGCCGGTGTCAGCACCGACTACTACGTCCGGCTGGAGCAGGGCCGCGAGCGCCACCCGTCCGCCCAGGTGGTGGACGCCCTGGCCAGGGCGCTGGAGCTGGAGGAGGACGCGGCCACGCACCTGCACCAGCTCTCCCGGCCCGCCCCCGCCGGGCGGCGCCCGCGCGCCCGGCGGGAGCAGGTCGGCCCCGGCCTGGTCCGCATGATGGCGGCCTGGCCGCACACCCCCGCCGTCGTCCTGGGCCGGTGCCTGACCGTGCTGGCGGCCAACCCGCTCGGCCGGGCGCTCTTCGCCGGCCACGCCCACAGCGACGACCTGGTCCGGCTGGTCTTCCTCGACCTGGACGCGCGCGATTTCTACCCCGACTGGGACCGGGTGGCGGCCGACACCGTCGGCGGGCTGCGCTCCGCCGCCGGCACCGACTACGACGACCCCCGGCTCGTCGAGGTCGTCGGGGAGCTGTCGCTGAAGAGCGAGAGCTTCCGCAGGTTGTGGGCCCGCCACGACATCCGCCAGAAGACCCACGAGACCAAGCGCTTCCACCACCCGCTGGTGGGGCCGCTGACGCTGCACTACGAGTCGTTCACCGTGAACAGCGCGCCCGGCCAGCAGCTCGTCGTCTACCAGGCCGACCCGGGCAGCCCGTCCGAGGAGGCGCTCGCCCTGCTGGGCAGCCTCACGGCCTGA